ACGACCACTGCTGTTTGGAATCGGTAGCTTGAACAGTACGCTGCTAAGGCGTACCTCTACCGACTCCACACAGAGAGTGTTGTAGGGGAGCTCTCTCCAGTGCTCTAGGCGTGAGTAGCTTGATCAGTACGCTGCCAGGGCGTACCACTACTCACACTGTCAAGGCTGGAAGAGAGGTGTGGAGGGAAGTTACGTTAAAAAGACGGGAATGAACGAATGAACTAACTATCGAACGAATTATTGCTTGATTGAATGATAGAACTATTGAACGATTGAATGAATGATTGATTAATTGATACTGTATGCTCTGATCTGGCCTGTATAAATGTAGTTTGGTACTTATTGCCGTTGGTTGGTGTGTTGAATAACATTGACCACATTTTCTTAGGTTTCTGCATGATGCGTGTTGGTTCTCATGTGGGCGGCTAAGTTATATTGATGAAGTTTTTAATAATCTTGTTGATTTTTGTATTGTTGACCTCAATGTGTGCTTTTCCGTGTCGGAAAGTCTTGTAAGGTGGTCTGGTCTTAGAGCGCGTGTACTGCCGCGCGCTCTGTACGGCGTCAGTGCGTTTTTCTATTTCGACGCATTTTTGTCGTTATTCGACACATGTGTTGCATTACGGGCAGGAGAAGTAATGGACATTATAGTAGGTCAAGTTATTAAGTACCACAACACTTTACGCGATCATTAGTGGCATTACTGATGAGTAAAATGCTGGAAAGTCACGATTAAATCGGTTCGGTACCGTTTCATCGGACGCTGGTTATGTCCGGTAGATGGCGCGGGTTGTTTCATTTATGCTTATTAATTCTGTCTCGTTACAACTCttgttgacaaaaataaatattgatttaatttggatataaatatataaaaatatattatatattaatatgtgtgaTGTACTGATGTGTCTCCAGTCAGTGCTCGAAATGGACAGGAACGCACCGGAACGGCGTTCCGGTTCGTAATATAAACTTTGCGTCGGTTCCGgttggtgaaaattaaaatttaagagttCCGGTTCGTAAAAATCGACAGTATCACAATCTAGaggattacattttataaaattttctttcgacaaaatataatatacattatatagagagaagttcaattttttggtttttggtttttggtgcaactctaaaacaaatgaccgtaggtacatgaaatgttgactgaatgtttatattagcattttctatacactataacattttcagtttccatttttctataaatatcaataaaattgtatttctgggtaaaaaagcgtgaaaatttaatgcaaggctcctgatatatcgttacgatagcagttgaaaaatattaaaaatacattggcacaatttttttttataagtatttaaagttcaaattttgacaaaatttatcaaatttaaaatttaataattattttgtagttaaaaatttataaaatgttcaacttttatagctaaggattgaacatttaagacaaggttccacgtaaataggctatatataaatttctttattcagaataatatcatcaaatatacttggtaatgtcAAAGGCTATCTGAACGTTTTCGTTTAGAATCATtttccttatacaatgatattatatcattgaattcaaatttaacaccatccattacactattacagtgacccacttgtaacctactgtacagcagagcgacatccacttacccaccttttttaagcttaaaattactcatattatttgtatctttttaactaattatattgtattgtaaagtaaacacgaattgaaataattaaaataatattataatccgcatattaattttatgagcgttccagttcgtaaaattttccatttcgagcactgTCTCCAGCTACTTCAAAATCCTACAACTAGTGgttctatttagtattttgtaacAACGGACAATGTAAAATTCtaatccaaaaaataaataaccaatatCAAACCCCTTTACACGTGGTTATGGCGTGGCTATTTTGCCCccgtctgattttaaaagctgCACGATGTCACGATGCCGGTGCTCGGTGGTTTTCGATTAAccattattgtgttatattagCACAAAAACATGCCTATATTTATAGACAATTATTATCTTGTGTaggtactaagaaattattatcCCAATGATCAATTGGTAATTAATAGTTggattacatttattatttataatataaatacaatatattgtgtggataatatatattacataataggtacatatattacatGTGTAGATATGTGTGGACATGCGTGAAAGTAGGTATGCATGTTTGTGTCTAATGAAGgaaaaagaacataataatatattactatgtgcTTGCGAGTAGTTGTTTTTTAAGTTACCCATTTGGTCTGGTCAAAACTTTTGCCCCctctattaaaaactgaaatgacgccactgagtgtttttaactgtaatagtaataaatataggcCTACTTGATAGCGATTAGCGGTAACATACCTATAGACAATGGTCGATGGATGTGTtcctatattacaatttatttttatagcctAAAAAAACCTAGGAGAACATTTTTAACAGGTCATAGAATTTCCGATAGCTTTCTGATATTAAGAAACTGTTAACTAATTAATCAAAGGttatattaaattctatttagAACTTAGGATATAAAAACTActgatttttataacaatttaaaagagGGCCCTACTATAGGCTATTGCTATGTTATgataagataaattaaattatttatctgagTAATCActgtagttttttaaaaaatcctaGTCCATGTACAAAATGTGTCCGCTCCACTGAGCATCCCCTGGAAATAGTTCTAGTGCCGTGCCTGATAGttattagtatagtatagtgtAAACTGCAAGAATTCATATTTGcttatatttagttaatatattattaaatatattctgttaattaaacacaaaataaatccataacattttcaatttaactactataaactgtttattttattatgattgcttcaAACAGTAATTCAAGAAGGTGTTCAAGAAGTGGtccaaatgtatgttttattgcaaattataaaatactgagtaggtataatacattattataaataattatatctattttagtaacagtaaaaGATCTGAAGGAGAGAATACATTTGTTATCCAATTTGTTCTACACTTGTGCCATTAGAACTCAATATTGTTGTGATATTTAAAATCTCTTAACACACGATCTGCCTATGAATTTCGACTGTAAATTTTCAGAAATTTATGACCTTCCTAAATAATGTATCAAACCGTCGTGGAGTGGTAGGTAAGCCAGTAACTGGACGGATACCTACGGTATGTCGATTATGTCGATATTGATCCATAATaataaggtaataatattaatacatacgtATTCAggtattgttttaatacaattttggatttaagactattatattattaataattgtaaattgtaataatcgtttaaaaaattgtatgttcaaagtaaatatgtttattttttttctagaattttAGGATGttgtgttgtatttatttatatttttgataaaaaaactctcttaaattaaaataatactctcGTTATGTTACTAGAATATAACTCatataaatgaaaatcaaatttactttttaactctaattaactattatgcagaagtataattaaaatataaatcaaaataatttgagagGATTAGATGATGATAAGCTTCTGTTAAACACAATACAAATCTAAATTGATcacgttttaataaaacatggtatttagcataatattaagataagactatgatactatatattttgtcataagaATATAACATTCCAAgcttaaaggaaaaaataaataatagatcatCCCTTTTctgattgaaattaattaacttgTTTTTGTGTTCTAGATGGAATTTAATTATCTGAAAATATTCAGTTGTCCACGAGTTATCCATATTCCTGTGAAGTTGTTATTGTCCGCTGAAATACCCTAAACGgtcaactatattttattacctctTGACATGTACTATCGAGTGCGTGGGCATAACCATCTACACTACTACACAAACACACAGTACACACTCACGAGATCGTGCGACTACGTAACGATATGTCAATTAAGTTGCCAATAATTTGCTCCTTAATAAATAGCCAGCACCGGGTGCcttgattaaaaattactaataaagaaaatcacaataatggataggttacacgagaaatcgagtgaatatcaaatgttgataCTACTCTATAGAAGATACCTACTTGTAACGcaaaattcttatttatataaaaaaaatgttaaattattgattagaacaaaagttatttcatttgtcaggtttTGCTGTtacattctatataatatattatgttatacctaacttataagtatgatgggatttaaacattatttttacaataagttgtaatatattattattaaatttaaatttaaaattcatttaattaattcaacaaaaaacacaaaaaaaaaaatgattactttCAATACCATGCTTGGGAAATATacgagtatttatattattttgatacaattataactGTTAGGTACCTAGTAAGATACCATTCCCTCCTATGTAGAATCTAAGACCTACGTTACCTACTTAGATATACCAAATTATAACACGTTTAATATAATTGGTTATGAGTTTCTGACTTCAgactaatttatattacatacttcatataccaatataatattataatttataatattacaaagtgtCCACTTTTCCACTTCTACCATATAAAGTGATCTATAAAGCTATAATAGAACCATAGTGCAATAGGAACCTAGTTGTATAAGGTACTATTATAAAGGTACTATGTAAATGTCATAATGTAGTTGACTCATGAGTGATTTGCTTAGAAATAAGATACAGGCCACTTAAATCatgttttaagtaattttattttacaatttaaaaataaaaatcttatcgttaaataggtaataaaaatgtgaaaaccacgatagaaacaaaatttaaaaatatgtaattgttcCTGTCATTCTGTCTCTggcataaaattgaaattaaataaactgcACCTTTTTGCATCAAATGAaatcacaacaaaaaatatattcagaaaTGTAAGAATATTCattgaaaaaccaattttaataaaaattacacaatgtattataaaaattataaaaaatatcctattataaaaaaatgtcataaatatgaagttaagaacaaaaataaataaacttttaacaaaacatacacaattaaatattataccgggtaattcttttatcatttaacactcattattttaaaaattataaatgtttttgaaaaaagaataatttttaactatgacaacatacaattttattttcatattccaaagaagaaatatttgaatacacaCAGGGATGGGCAAGATACTCAAAAATCGATACTAGATACTAGTACTTGGATTTGGAGTATCGAGGTACTAGATACtcgatacctacattttaagtatttagatACTTGATACTcgatacatttgaaaaaattagtcAAAGCCTATGACGcataggattttttttaaattttatttatacacaattaggTAGGTTATGAATCTAGACAAATgcatttaactttaaaattccaaatattagtataaatatattataataagtcaatcgttaaattaaataaataaataataataaaaaaaaattatagataggtatcatATCATATTCTTAAAGACGTAAAGTCCCATTCAACGTGTATATGTGATGCGTCCCAGTACACAGATATAACTTAATATGACTTGTTTTATATACAGGGTTGTGGTTCAGTACCACGAATAGGTTAGGATGTCACAATGAcaagtataaaatttattaatatgtcttaaTGACAaggttgataatttttttatttttatttgtcttaATGACAATTACATTGATATAACATATtaggtttaataataaacatgatttttaaattacaataaaaaataaaaaataaaatacggacTAACGCACTATGCCTGAGTAAAAGGCCGCGACGACGAACGCACTGACGGGGAATCACGGGGGGTCAAGTCGGACTGGTAAACAGTCGGAACAATGCCGGAATAGCTCCAACTATTGCCCCAATGACTGTGGGCGGCCGATCCAATGCCGGAATTTCTCCAACTATTCGATCACTGGCCGCACCACAACCGTCCGACGAGGTTCCGTCAAAGCTGGGGGAGTCCGTTTACCAGCAAAGCGTAAGTCTGCCCGGGTGGGTCTTACTACAATGCTGGTAAGGGAATGGTTGTTCGTTCGTCGTTCGCACAGCCTTTTATATGTGCGTTGTCGGCGATAACACTGCTCCGGTCCCGTGTTCTGTGACAGACTTGAACAGGTAGGTGCCGTGTTCTGTGACAGAATTGAACCGGAATAGTGTAATCGCCGAAAgttgcgaataataataatggtaaaatatgGATATACGATAAGATacgatattaacaatattaataacaatcgtaataattaaaataataataataatagtatcaattaaaaataataatagtaataataataatatagataaggtGAGTACAATTTGGCGTAAACATCCTGCCCACCTTAAATGCGTTCAGCGTTTAACAGGTTGGAAGTGGACAGAGTTTCACGATTGGTCTCTTGATGATTCCGGTGCTGGTTTGGACGGTAGCAACTCGAACAATCCCATCTTGGCCGGGGTGCACCTGGAGAATCCGACCAAGTTTCCATAGAAGTGGAGGTGTTGGTTCTCGTATTAGGACCAAGGTATTGGTTTTCAAGTTGTCACTATGGTTTGTCCATTTGCTGCGTCTTTGGAGAGTTTGCAAATACTCGTTTTGCCATCGTTTCCAGAAGTGGACTTGGAGGTCCTTAATTAGTCTCCAACGTTGAAAATGAGATAGAGGGATTTTCTCTAAATTAGGTTCGACAGTGGCTGTACTGGACATAAGAGTGAGAAAGTGACTTGGAGTAAGGGCCTCAAATTCGGATGGATCAGAACTTAGGGCACCCAGTGGACGTGAGTTTAAAGTAGCTTCAATGCGACTCAGCAATGTGCTCAATTCTTCGTATGTTAGTCGTTGCAACCCAAGGGTTCTGTATAACAGTGTTTTGACTGATTTGACCCCAGCCTCCCATAATCCTCCAAAATGTGGTGCGGAAGGGGGGTTAAAATGCCAACTGATATTCCGAGCCGTTAGATATGCCTGACACTGATTCTGATACTCCTTGGAATGGGTGAATTGATCGACGGGCTGTAATAGGTTAGCCGCCCCCTTGAAATTTGTTCCGCAGTCACTGTGTATTTGTTCAATCGGTCCGCGTCTGGAGATGAAACGACAAAACGCCATCAGAAAGGTTTCGGATGACAAATCTGAGGCCACTTCCAAATGTAATGCCTTGGTTGTCATACACACAAATAAACAGATGTATGCTTGACTGGGCACCGTTCGACGTGTTGTAGAGGACTTTAAAATGATTGGGCCGGCATAGTCTACGCCTGTTGTCATAAATGGTTTTATCTGTTGCAGACGATATTTGGGCATGTCACCCATAAAAGGCTGTGGATTGCGTGGGCGCGTCTTGTAGCAAGCAATACAGAGTCTTAATCGGGATCTAATGACTTGGCGACCAGATATTATCCAATACTGTTGTGCAATTATTGTTTGCAGAGTAGTGGCACCGGGATGTTTGTGTTCTTTATGAAAATCATCAATGAGTAGGTTCGTTAGTCGGTGGGAACGTGGCAGAAGTATTGGATGCTTCTGTGCATATGGAATCGGTGCATGATTTAGACGACCACCAACACGTATTATTCCGTGATCATCTCGAAACGGACTGAGTTTTCGTAATTTGCTAGTGTTTGCATAGGAGTAATTACCTGTTTTGTCAAACTCATCCGAAAATGATTGCCCTTGTACTGTTCGAATGATCCGTTGCAAGGCATCTACTTGTTCATGAGGAGACAACTTTATGGTTATTGGTTTAGATTTGGTAAAGATTCTTGAACAGTATGCGACAACATGTATGATTGTAGCGAgtgatgaatatttatttaatagatcTTCGATGACAGTCTGATGTAGTGTGACTACTAGAGTAGTTTTACGTTCTTCCGAATTTGTCGTATCAGGATCGTTGTTGATAACTGTTGGTGGCCATGTATTATGGTCTTGATAGAGAAATCTGGGACCAGACCACCAGAGTGGATGATGAAGAACCTCAGATGGATAGAGCCCCCTTGAGGCACAGTCAGCAGGGTTGTCATTTGTGGGAACATAACGCCATATAGATGGTGGTGTAAGTTCCTGTAGTTGACTTGTACGATTGGCGACGAATGTTGCCCAACGATGAGGCGATGATTTTATCCAAGACAGAGCGGTGGTTGAGTCAGTCCACGCGTGCATTGTAGTGATGGATATAATTGAAGCGAAAATGTGATGGACTGAATGCAACAATTTTGCAGCAAGTAGCGTTCCGCAAAGTTCCAACCGTGGAATGGTGACGTGTTTAAGTGGAGCTACCTTTGATTTTGCTGTGATGAGGTGACACTGAATCGTGGAACCACTAATACAACGCAGATACACGACTGCAGCATAACCCTTTTCTGAGCTATCGGAAAATGTATGTAACTCATATGTTGGATGCCCATCTATCGTGATTCGACGAGGAATAGTTAATGTTTGTATGCTTTTAAGCTCCTGTTGATATCGCTTCCAAATCGTTAGTATTTGTTCCGGGACGAGATCGTCCCAACCAATTCCAGACGTCCATAGTAATTGCATTACATATTTGGCCAGGAAGGTGACGGGTGCTAAGAAACCCAATGGGTCGAAGATACGTGCCATATCTGATAAGACCGAACGTTTTGTTGTTGTGAGGCTTGGACTATGATAGTGGTACGAAAAGTAGTCCTGTGTAGGGTTCCAATGCATGCCGAGGATCTTGAGTATTGCTTGCCCTTCGTCATCAAATAGTACAGCGGGATCCATAGAGCATTCAGTAGCGGGTACTGCTTGTAAGATGCTGGGTAGATTACTAGCCCACTTCCTTAGTTGGAACTTCCCCTGAGCACACAGAGCTATCACCTGTTGTTGGCAGAACAGGGTATCCTCTTCTGACTGAGCTCCTGTAAGAATGTCGTCAACAAACATGTCATTCTTCAGCACTTTAGCAGCAATTGGAAACCTTGACTCTTCTATTGTCGCCAGATATTGCATCGTGCGTAGTGCTTGGTGTGGAGCACAAGAGGTGCCATATGTAACCGTACATAGGCGATATTCTTGAATTGGTGAGTCTGGTTCAAAACGCCAAAGTATGCGTAAATAGTCTCGATCGGTTGCATGAATTTGGATTTGTCGGTACATTTGTTTGATATCCGCAGTGAATAAAAACTTGTGTACTCGAGCTCGAATCAGAATGTTGGTAATTTCTTGCTGTAACTTCTGTCCAGTGTACACGCTGGAATTTAATGACTGTCCAGAAGTAGTTCGAGATGAGGCGTCAAAAACTACCCGAAGCTTTGTAGTTTGACTTTCCGGACGCAGGATACAATGATGTGGTATATAATAGCAATAAGGAGTGATTTTATTGCTCTCGGGAACTACTTCCATGTGTTTACTTTCCAAGTAGTCTTGCATGAAATCTGAGTATTTTTTGCCCAAGGTTGGATCTTGAGCCATACGCCTTTCGAGAGCATGAAATCTTCTGAGCGCTCCACCTTTGGAGTCACCTAGTATTGGACGTAAATGTTTAAATGGCAAGGCAACACTAAACCGTCCCGAGGGTAGACGTTTGATTGAAGATGTAAAGATGGTCTCCGCCTGAATTTCATCAGGACTTAGATGTTTTACCTTTGGGAGTTCCTCCATCTCCCAAAACTTTGTTAGCGTTTTTTCTAATGTCGTATTCGTGGTTACTAACAATGAGGTCATTTGGTTGCTGGATGTTGGTGATATTGGACCCATCAAGATCCATCCAAATATCGTTCCGAAAGCGGTCGGTTGTAATGGTTGTCCTGCAATGCGAGTACCAGTCAGTATGGTTGGTGCGACATCTGCCCCGAGTAAGATGTCAACTGGGCCGGGAGTGTGAAATGTTGGGTCAGCTAAATCCAAGTTGTTTACGTGTGACCATGAAGTAGATGAATAACTAGACTGCGGTGTTGCATCAGTAATTTTACTGACAATGAAGACGTCGAGTGGGATGCAAGGCTCAGTTTTCCCTACTGGTGCCAGCTTGATCGATGATATGCCAGACACTGCATTAATTGATGCCCCTGAGAAAGTGTTCACTCTGGCAGAACAGCGGCGTTGAACTAATGACAGTCGATCGGCACATTTTTTGGTAATGAAGCTCACTTGGGATCCTGTATCCAACAGTGCTCGAAAAGTGTAGGTTTCCTTATGGATTGACGAGATATTGACGAGTAAGGTTGATAATAGAATGGATTGTGGTCGTGGATGTACCGCTACCATTGAAATTGGTGAAACAACATCATTTGTTGATGTCTTTTGTTCTGGAAAATGAAGCAATGAATGATGACGTTTACGGCAGGATTTACACGAGCTTTTCGAAGGACATGCTGCAGATGAATGACCGGAGCCCAAACAATTTATGCAAAGATCTAACGTCTTTGTTATTTTGAATCGTTCAGTGGGAGGTTCCTTGAGGAAAACTGAACATTGACGTATTGAATGGACCGTTTTGCATAGCGCACATTTAGTAATGGGCGTCTGTGGAGCTGTTGTAGTTAGAACTTTGGCAACGGGACGATGGCGAGCTTTAGTATTAGAGTTTTTAAATGAAGTTGGTGGTGCCTCATTCGTTGACGTCGAGCTAGACGGGTGGACTTCTGCCGATCGGATGTGAGTGTGTAAAAAATCCACAAATTCGCTGACCTGGGGCGAATAGTTTTCTCCTACCCGTAACTCCCAGCGAGAACGTAACTCATAATCGAGGTGTTGTTCGAATATGTGCACCAGAATTGGCCCCCACTGACGAGTGATAAAATTCAGGTTGTCCAACGCAGCTGTATGTTCTTGAATGATGTTAATCACGTGTTTAATTGATGCGGCGTTGGCAAATGTAACCTTTTGAGGTGCTAAAAGTGCATCCAAATGGATACGTGCCAAATCACGTTTGTTCCCGTACCGACTTCGTAGGATTTTCCACGCACTTTGGTAATTGGCTGAGGTCAACGATAGATGCGATACCAGAGAGAGTGCTTCTCCTTCTAAAGATgtctttaaatattcaaatttttcaacGTCCTGGAGTTCTGGAGTATGCgacaaaattgaattaaacaGATCTTCAAAGCCTTGGTACTCTTTTAGACTTCCGGAGAAGGTGGGGAATTTCCGTTTCGGTAGTTGATAGATCGACGAGTTTCCAAATTGAGTTGTCTGGTTTTGTGAAATTTCATGTTCTTTAGTTAATGGAATCGTATGTAAGTGAGCCATAGCAATAAGATCGTATTATAGTTGGTCAAATGAATCGCTCAGGGAAGTGCTGCATGTATTGTCAGTGACGTCGATAGGCGATGTCTTTGATCCTACTGCTGTCTCCATAACTTGGATATCTTGATCAACATTGGCACGTAGATCATTTACTTCTAAGAGCATGGTTTCGACCTTTGCCCGTTTGCTTGTACTGGTTTGGTCTGCGAGATATTCATTGGTTGCCTGTGTGAACCTCGTAATGCGGCCGAGTGCTCGAACCACTCGAGCTTTGGCGTCGAGGTATTTTATAGACTCTGGCATGACCATCTTGATGTGAGTTTATGGTAGACTTATGATAAGGTCTaggtttgttttgtttaatccgGCTCGAAGGACCAATGTTTTATATACAGGGTTGTGGTTCAGTACCACGAATAGGTTAGGATGTCACAATGAcaagtataaaatttattaatatgtcttaaTGACAaggttgataatttttttatttttatttgtcttaATGACAATTACATTGATATAACATATtaggtttaataataaacatgatttttaaattacaataaaaaataaaaaataaaatacggacTAACGCACTATGCCTGAGTAAAAGGCCGCGACGACGAACGCACTGACGGGGAATCACGGGGGGTCAAGTCGGACTGGTAAACAGTCGGAACAATGCCGGAATAGCTCCAACTATTGCCCCAATGACTGTGGGCGGCCGATCCAATGCCGGAATTTCTCCAACTATTCGATCACTGGCCGCACCACAACCGTCCGACGAGGTTCCGTCAAAGCTGGGGGAGTCCGTTTACCAGCAAAGCGTAAGTCTGCCCGGGTGGGTCTTACTACAATGCTGGTAAGGGAATGGTTGTTCGTTCGTCGTTCGCACAGCCTTTTATATGTGCGTTGTCGGCGATAACACTGCTCCGGTCCCGTGTTCTGTGACAGACTTGAACAGGTAGGTGCCG
This genomic window from Metopolophium dirhodum isolate CAU chromosome 1, ASM1992520v1, whole genome shotgun sequence contains:
- the LOC132948910 gene encoding uncharacterized protein LOC132948910, which produces MAHLHTIPLTKEHEISQNQTTQFGNSSIYQLPKRKFPTFSGSLKEYQGFEDLFNSILSHTPELQDVEKFEYLKTSLEGEALSLVSHLSLTSANYQSAWKILRSRYGNKRDLARIHLDALLAPQKVTFANAASIKHVINIIQEHTAALDNLNFITRQWGPILVHIFEQHLDYELRSRWELRVGENYSPQVSEFVDFLHTHIRSAEVHPSSSTSTNEAPPTSFKNSNTKARHRPVAKVLTTTAPQTPITKCALCKTVHSIRQCSVFLKEPPTERFKITKTLDLCINCLGSGHSSAACPSKSSCKSCRKRHHSLLHFPEQKTSTNDVVSPISMVAVHPRPQSILLSTLLVNISSIHKETYTFRALLDTGSQVSFITKKCADRLSLVQRRCSARVNTFSGASINAVSGISSIKLAPVGKTEPCIPLDVFIVSKITDATPQSSYSSTSWSHVNNLDLADPTFHTPGPVDILLGADVAPTILTGTRIAGQPLQPTAFGTIFGWILMGPISPTSSNQMTSLLVTTNTTLEKTLTKFWEMEELPKVKHLSPDEIQAETIFTSSIKRLPSGRFSVALPFKHLRPILGDSKGGALRRFHALERRMAQDPTLGKKYSDFMQDYLESKHMEVVPESNKITPYCYYIPHHCILRPESQTTKLRVVFDASSRTTSGQSLNSSVYTGQKLQQEITNILIRARVHKFLFTADIKQMYRQIQIHATDRDYLRILWRFEPDSPIQEYRLCTVTYGTSCAPHQALRTMQYLATIEESRFPIAAKVLKNDMFVDDILTGAQSEEDTLFCQQQVIALCAQGKFQLRKWASNLPSILQAVPATECSMDPAVLFDDEGQAILKILGMHWNPTQDYFSYHYHSPSLTTTKRSVLSDMARIFDPLGFLAPVTFLAKYVMQLLWTSGIGWDDLVPEQILTIWKRYQQELKSIQTLTIPRRITIDGHPTYELHTFSDSSEKGYAAVVYLRCISGSTIQCHLITAKSKVAPLKHVTIPRLELCGTLLAAKLLHSVHHIFASIISITTMHAWTDSTTALSWIKSSPHRWATFVANRTSQLQELTPPSIWRYVPTNDNPADCASRGLYPSEVLHHPLWWSGPRFLYQDHNTWPPTVINNDPDTTNSEERKTTLVVTLHQTVIEDLLNKYSSLATIIHVVAYCSRIFTKSKPITIKLSPHEQVDALQRIIRTVQGQSFSDEFDKTGNYSYANTSKLRKLSPFRDDHGIIRVGGRLNHAPIPYAQKHPILLPRSHRLTNLLIDDFHKEHKHPGATTLQTIIAQQYWIISGRQVIRSRLRLCIACYKTRPRNPQPFMGDMPKYRLQQIKPFMTTGVDYAGPIILKSSTTRRTVPSQAYICLFVCMTTKALHLEVASDLSSETFLMAFCRFISRRGPIEQIHSDCGTNFKGAANLLQPVDQFTHSKEYQNQCQAYLTARNISWHFNPPSAPHFGGLWEAGVKSVKTLLYRTLGLQRLTYEELSTLLSRIEATLNSRPLGALSSDPSEFEALTPSHFLTLMSSTATVEPNLEKIPLSHFQRWRLIKDLQVHFWKRWQNEYLQTLQRRSKWTNHSDNLKTNTLVLIREPTPPLLWKLGRILQVHPGQDGIVRVATVQTSTGIIKRPIVKLCPLPTC